A stretch of Aphanothece sacrum FPU1 DNA encodes these proteins:
- a CDS encoding metal-sensing transcriptional repressor — protein sequence MTTSSETSGTHTHDHNNSHSHVHSQASLKQVINRLSRIEGHIRGIKSMVTESRPCPEVLIQLAAVRGAIDRVSRLILDEHLNECVARAAKEGNIEEELEQLKAALDRFLP from the coding sequence ATTACTACATCTTCTGAAACGTCAGGGACTCATACTCATGATCATAATAATAGTCATAGTCACGTTCACAGTCAAGCTTCATTAAAGCAAGTTATTAACCGTCTTTCTCGCATTGAAGGCCATATTCGAGGCATTAAATCTATGGTAACAGAAAGTCGTCCTTGTCCTGAAGTTTTGATACAATTAGCAGCAGTAAGAGGGGCCATTGATAGGGTATCTCGATTAATTTTAGATGAGCATTTGAATGAGTGTGTTGCTCGTGCTGCCAAAGAAGGTAATATTGAGGAAGAATTGGAGCAATTAAAAGCAGCTTTAGATCGTTTTTTACCTTAA